A genomic segment from Streptomyces sp. NBC_01233 encodes:
- a CDS encoding aspartate-semialdehyde dehydrogenase: MTATRSSAPALAVVGATGAVGSVLLQILSQRADVWGDIRLIASARSAGRTLAVRAEEIEVLALTEDAFDGFGPGDVALFLTPAEVSARWAPVVTARGAVVVDQSAAFRADPEVPLVVPEVNGHAVRIRPRGIVAGPDCVTAAMIAALGALHAEYALTELVVSSYQAASAAGRPGSEALRRQLSLVAGTSLGEQTGDVRRAVGEDTGPFAGPLALNVVPWSGELREDGWSSHELAVRAETRRILQLERLPVSVTCVQVPVLTGHSLTVRARFENEVEAPYAREILDAAPGVVLVDDPAAGEFPTPADAAGTDPAWVGRVRASLDDPRALEFFVCADNLRRGAALNATLIAELIAGEFA; the protein is encoded by the coding sequence ATGACCGCGACCCGGTCCTCCGCCCCGGCACTCGCCGTGGTCGGGGCGACCGGAGCAGTCGGTTCCGTCCTGCTCCAGATCCTGTCCCAGCGGGCGGACGTCTGGGGCGACATCCGCCTGATCGCCTCCGCGCGCTCGGCCGGCCGCACGCTGGCCGTCCGCGCGGAGGAGATTGAGGTGCTCGCCCTCACCGAGGACGCCTTCGACGGCTTCGGTCCGGGCGACGTCGCACTCTTCCTGACCCCGGCCGAGGTCTCGGCCCGGTGGGCGCCCGTCGTCACCGCGCGCGGCGCGGTCGTCGTCGACCAGTCCGCCGCCTTCCGGGCGGACCCCGAGGTCCCGCTCGTGGTCCCCGAGGTCAACGGGCACGCCGTACGGATCCGCCCGCGCGGGATCGTCGCAGGCCCGGACTGCGTGACCGCCGCCATGATCGCGGCCCTGGGCGCGCTGCACGCCGAGTACGCCCTCACCGAGCTGGTGGTCTCCTCGTACCAGGCCGCGAGCGCCGCGGGCCGCCCCGGCTCCGAGGCGCTGCGCCGCCAGCTGTCGCTGGTCGCCGGGACCTCCCTCGGGGAGCAGACCGGGGACGTCCGCCGTGCCGTGGGCGAGGACACCGGTCCCTTCGCCGGTCCCCTCGCGCTCAACGTCGTGCCCTGGTCCGGAGAGCTGCGCGAGGACGGCTGGTCCTCGCACGAGCTGGCGGTACGGGCGGAGACGCGCCGGATCCTGCAGCTGGAGCGGCTCCCGGTGTCGGTGACCTGCGTCCAGGTGCCGGTGCTCACCGGGCATTCGCTGACCGTGCGGGCCCGGTTCGAGAATGAGGTGGAGGCCCCGTACGCCCGGGAGATCCTGGACGCCGCGCCCGGCGTGGTGCTCGTGGACGATCCCGCGGCGGGGGAGTTCCCCACCCCCGCGGACGCCGCCGGGACGGATCCGGCCTGGGTGGGGCGGGTGCGGGCCTCGCTCGACGACCCCCGCGCCCTGGAGTTCTTCGTGTGCGCCGACAACCTCCGCAGGGGCGCCGCTCTGAATGCCACGCTGATCGCGGAACTGATCGCAGGTGAATTTGCGTAA
- a CDS encoding SigE family RNA polymerase sigma factor — protein sequence MVALEATAEVTVEVVAGTTVDHLTATYQAHYRSLLGLAALLLDDTASCEDVVQEAFIRVHSARNRVRDREKTLAYLRQTVVNLSRSALRRRILGLKLLSKPMPDMASAEEGAYDQLERDDLIKAMRGLQRRQREVLVLRYFADMTEAQVAETLGISLGSVKAYGSRGIAALRVAMEAAQS from the coding sequence GTGGTGGCGCTGGAGGCGACGGCCGAGGTGACGGTCGAAGTGGTGGCCGGGACCACCGTCGACCACCTCACGGCGACCTACCAGGCGCACTACCGCTCCCTGCTCGGCCTGGCCGCCCTGCTCCTCGACGACACCGCCTCCTGCGAGGACGTGGTCCAGGAGGCGTTCATCCGCGTGCACTCGGCGCGGAACCGGGTGCGCGACCGGGAGAAGACCCTGGCGTACCTGCGCCAGACCGTCGTGAACCTCTCGCGCTCCGCCCTGCGCCGGCGCATCCTCGGCCTCAAGCTGCTGTCGAAGCCGATGCCGGACATGGCGAGCGCGGAAGAGGGCGCGTACGACCAACTGGAGCGGGACGATCTGATCAAGGCGATGCGCGGACTCCAGCGCCGTCAGCGCGAGGTGCTGGTGCTGCGCTATTTCGCGGACATGACGGAGGCCCAGGTCGCCGAGACGCTCGGGATATCGCTCGGCTCGGTCAAGGCGTACGGATCGCGGGGGATTGCCGCGCTGCGGGTGGCGATGGAGGCTGCGCAGTCATGA
- a CDS encoding S9 family peptidase, which translates to MTSDSEITPETPEWEKRFRAPRVGLPDWAEDAPDRSLFVSNATGTFELYAWDRATGAQRQATDRPNGTTDGALSPDGEWIWWFSDTDGDEFGTWVRQHFGGGPDEPATPGLEPSYPAGLAIGRDGTAVVGRSTDEDGSTVHVVRPDGSAPTVIYRHRESAGVGDLSHDGTLVAVEHTEHGDAMHSSLRVLTLDGSTVAELDDSCGGTQELGLEVLGFAPVPGDTRLLVGHQRRGRWEPMVWDVATGAEEELAIDLPGDVSAEWYPDGSALLVAHSHEARSELWRYDLAGRELVRVDTPPGTVSGAGARPDGTVEYLWSSAAEPSTVRSTAGGVVLDPPGFKAPGSVPAEDVWVEGPGGRIHALAQRPAGHGEGPFPTVFEIHGGPTWHDSDVFAATPAAWLDHGFAVVRVNYRGSTGYGREWTDALKHRVGLIELEDIAAVREWAVASGLADPARLVLSGGSWGGYLTLLGLGTQPDAWAVGLAAVPVADYVTAYHDEMEALKALDRTLFGGTPEEVPDRFEASSPLTYVDAVKAPVHIAAGVNDPRCPIRQIDNYVDRLVARGAEHEVYRYDAGHGSLVVEERIKQVRMELEFALKHLPR; encoded by the coding sequence ATGACCAGCGACAGCGAGATCACCCCCGAGACGCCCGAGTGGGAGAAGCGGTTCCGGGCACCGCGCGTCGGGCTGCCCGACTGGGCCGAGGACGCCCCGGACCGCTCGCTCTTCGTCTCGAACGCGACCGGAACCTTCGAGCTCTACGCCTGGGACCGCGCCACCGGCGCCCAGCGGCAGGCCACCGACCGCCCGAACGGCACCACCGACGGCGCCCTCTCCCCCGACGGCGAGTGGATCTGGTGGTTCTCCGACACGGACGGCGACGAGTTCGGCACCTGGGTGCGCCAGCACTTCGGGGGCGGCCCGGACGAGCCGGCCACCCCCGGCCTGGAGCCCTCGTACCCCGCCGGTCTGGCCATCGGCCGCGACGGCACCGCGGTCGTCGGGCGCTCCACGGACGAGGACGGCTCGACGGTCCACGTGGTCCGCCCGGACGGATCCGCGCCCACCGTGATCTACCGGCACCGGGAGTCGGCCGGCGTCGGCGACCTGTCCCACGACGGGACGCTCGTGGCCGTCGAGCACACCGAGCACGGTGACGCGATGCACTCCTCCCTGCGCGTGCTGACCCTCGACGGGTCCACCGTCGCCGAGCTGGACGACTCCTGCGGCGGCACGCAGGAGCTCGGCCTGGAGGTCCTCGGCTTCGCGCCGGTTCCGGGCGACACCCGCCTCCTCGTCGGCCACCAGCGGCGCGGCCGCTGGGAGCCGATGGTGTGGGACGTGGCCACCGGCGCCGAGGAGGAGCTCGCGATCGACCTGCCGGGCGACGTCAGCGCCGAGTGGTACCCGGACGGATCCGCGCTGCTGGTCGCTCACAGCCACGAGGCGCGCAGCGAGCTGTGGCGCTACGACCTGGCCGGGCGGGAGCTCGTACGGGTGGACACGCCGCCGGGGACGGTGTCGGGGGCCGGCGCGCGGCCCGACGGGACCGTGGAGTACCTGTGGTCCTCGGCCGCCGAGCCCTCGACCGTACGGTCCACCGCGGGCGGGGTCGTCCTGGACCCTCCCGGCTTCAAGGCCCCCGGGTCGGTGCCGGCGGAGGACGTCTGGGTGGAGGGCCCGGGCGGGCGGATCCACGCCCTCGCGCAGCGTCCCGCCGGCCACGGCGAGGGCCCCTTCCCGACGGTCTTCGAGATCCACGGCGGTCCGACCTGGCACGACAGCGACGTCTTCGCGGCGACCCCGGCGGCCTGGCTGGACCACGGCTTCGCGGTCGTGCGGGTCAACTACCGCGGCTCGACGGGCTACGGCCGCGAGTGGACGGACGCCCTCAAGCACCGGGTCGGCCTGATCGAGCTGGAGGACATCGCGGCGGTCCGGGAGTGGGCGGTGGCCTCGGGTCTCGCGGACCCGGCGCGCCTCGTGCTGTCGGGCGGGTCCTGGGGCGGGTACCTGACGCTGCTGGGCCTGGGCACGCAGCCCGACGCGTGGGCGGTGGGCCTGGCCGCCGTACCGGTCGCGGACTACGTGACGGCCTACCACGACGAGATGGAGGCGCTGAAGGCCCTGGACCGCACCCTCTTCGGAGGCACCCCGGAGGAGGTCCCGGACCGCTTCGAGGCCTCCTCGCCGCTCACCTACGTCGACGCGGTGAAGGCTCCCGTCCACATCGCGGCGGGCGTCAACGACCCGCGCTGCCCGATCCGGCAGATCGACAACTACGTGGACCGGCTCGTGGCCCGCGGCGCGGAGCACGAGGTGTACCGGTACGACGCCGGGCACGGCTCGCTGGTCGTGGAGGAGCGGATCAAGCAGGTCCGGATGGAGCTGGAGTTCGCGCTGAAGCACCTGCCCCGCTAG
- a CDS encoding YbaB/EbfC family nucleoid-associated protein has product MIPGGGQPNMQQLLQQAQKMQQDLAAAQEQLAQAEVEGQAGGGLVKATVTGSGELRALVIDPKAVDPEDTETLADLVVAAVQAANENAQALQQQKLGPLAQGLGGGNGIPGLPF; this is encoded by the coding sequence GTGATTCCCGGTGGTGGCCAGCCCAACATGCAGCAGCTGCTCCAGCAGGCACAGAAGATGCAGCAGGATCTCGCGGCTGCCCAGGAGCAGCTCGCGCAGGCCGAGGTCGAGGGCCAGGCCGGCGGGGGCCTGGTGAAGGCGACCGTCACCGGTTCCGGCGAGCTGCGGGCACTGGTGATCGACCCGAAGGCCGTGGATCCCGAGGACACGGAGACGCTGGCCGACCTGGTGGTCGCGGCGGTCCAAGCGGCCAACGAGAATGCCCAGGCGCTCCAGCAGCAGAAGCTGGGCCCCCTGGCCCAGGGGCTGGGCGGCGGCAACGGCATCCCCGGCCTTCCGTTCTAG
- the recR gene encoding recombination mediator RecR, with translation MYEGVVQDLIDELGRLPGVGPKSAQRIAFHILQAEPTDVRRLAHALLEVKDKVRFCAVCGNVAQEERCNICRDPRRDLTVICVVEEPKDVVAIERTREFRGKYHVLGGAISPIEGVGPDDLRIRELLARLADGEVTELILATDPNLEGEATATYLARMIKPMGLKVTRLASGLPVGGDLEYADEVTLGRAFEGRRLLDV, from the coding sequence TTGTACGAAGGCGTGGTTCAGGACCTGATCGACGAACTGGGCAGGCTGCCCGGCGTCGGGCCCAAGAGCGCGCAGCGGATCGCCTTCCACATCCTGCAGGCCGAGCCCACCGACGTCCGCCGCCTCGCGCACGCACTGCTGGAGGTCAAGGACAAGGTCCGGTTCTGCGCGGTATGCGGGAACGTGGCGCAGGAGGAGCGGTGCAACATCTGCCGCGATCCGCGCCGCGACCTCACGGTCATCTGTGTCGTGGAAGAGCCGAAGGACGTCGTCGCGATCGAGCGGACGCGCGAGTTCCGGGGCAAGTACCACGTCCTCGGCGGAGCGATCAGCCCGATCGAGGGCGTCGGTCCGGACGACCTGCGCATCCGCGAGCTGCTGGCGCGCCTGGCGGACGGCGAGGTGACCGAGCTGATCCTCGCCACCGACCCGAACCTGGAGGGCGAGGCGACCGCCACCTACCTCGCCCGCATGATCAAGCCCATGGGCCTCAAGGTCACCCGCCTGGCCAGCGGGCTCCCCGTCGGGGGAGATCTGGAGTACGCGGACGAGGTCACGCTCGGGCGGGCCTTTGAAGGAAGGCGACTTCTCGATGTCTGA
- a CDS encoding HD domain-containing protein: MTWTLDTNSARTALQIASEYADPALLNHSVRSYAFGAQYADQHGLAYDEELFYVAALLHDLGLTVPFDSHTLPFEEAGGHVARVLTAGLGWPADRRARAEEVIVLHMRDDVTSAEDVESHLLQVGTSADVSGLRLSEFDPAFTAALLADHPRAGFGAAFTALVEDQAKRKPDCAAAAYVAGGAAARIAANPLGA, translated from the coding sequence ATGACGTGGACCCTCGACACCAACTCGGCCCGAACCGCCCTGCAGATCGCGTCGGAGTACGCGGACCCGGCGCTGCTGAACCACTCCGTACGCTCCTACGCCTTCGGCGCGCAGTACGCGGACCAGCACGGCCTCGCGTACGACGAGGAGCTCTTCTACGTGGCGGCCCTCCTCCACGATCTGGGCCTGACCGTGCCCTTCGACAGCCACACCCTCCCCTTCGAGGAGGCCGGCGGCCACGTCGCGCGGGTCCTGACGGCGGGCCTGGGCTGGCCGGCGGACCGCCGGGCCCGCGCCGAAGAGGTGATCGTCCTGCACATGCGGGACGACGTGACGTCGGCCGAGGACGTCGAGAGCCACCTCCTGCAGGTCGGCACGAGCGCCGACGTCTCGGGCCTGCGCCTCTCCGAGTTCGACCCGGCCTTCACGGCCGCCCTGCTCGCCGACCACCCACGGGCCGGCTTCGGCGCCGCCTTCACCGCCCTGGTCGAGGACCAGGCGAAGCGCAAGCCCGACTGCGCGGCGGCCGCCTACGTCGCGGGCGGCGCCGCGGCCCGCATCGCGGCCAACCCTCTGGGGGCGTGA
- a CDS encoding DUF5063 domain-containing protein: protein MSDAMLHALGQDPDDFAASIADQIESFIVAVTEVAKGEDPDSAVPFLLLEVSQLLLAGGRLGAYQDVLPDERYEPDLGPEPDVDDLRERFAVMLEPVDVYSEVFDPYEPRKAPVAHRISDDLADVVADLRHGLIHHQSGRITEALWWWQFSYFTNWGPTASATLRALQSLISHVRLNQPLEALDGLDTDEDMTEDDLAEQAGRVMAEELGGLGRK, encoded by the coding sequence ATGTCTGACGCAATGCTGCACGCTCTCGGCCAGGATCCGGACGACTTCGCCGCCTCGATCGCGGACCAGATCGAGTCGTTCATCGTTGCGGTCACCGAGGTCGCCAAGGGTGAGGACCCGGACAGCGCGGTGCCCTTCCTCCTCCTGGAGGTGTCCCAGCTGTTGCTGGCGGGCGGCCGGCTGGGCGCGTACCAGGACGTGCTGCCGGACGAGCGCTACGAGCCCGATCTCGGCCCGGAGCCGGACGTGGACGACCTGCGCGAGCGGTTCGCGGTCATGCTGGAGCCGGTCGACGTCTACTCCGAGGTCTTCGACCCGTACGAGCCGCGCAAGGCCCCGGTGGCCCACCGGATCTCCGACGATCTGGCCGACGTGGTCGCCGACCTGCGGCACGGGCTCATCCACCACCAGTCGGGCCGCATCACGGAGGCCCTGTGGTGGTGGCAGTTCTCGTACTTCACCAACTGGGGCCCGACGGCCTCGGCCACCCTGCGCGCCCTCCAGTCGCTGATCTCGCACGTCCGGCTGAACCAGCCGCTGGAGGCCCTCGACGGCCTGGACACGGACGAGGACATGACCGAGGACGACCTCGCGGAGCAGGCGGGACGGGTGATGGCGGAGGAGCTCGGCGGCCTCGGCCGTAAGTGA
- a CDS encoding DUF5956 family protein, whose protein sequence is MSWDEDGTPHPLALRRTGRSELEPDRLPEIRELEVLGWEPAPEDLRWVFLPYMWPPAARTWIPDRSTHWAVDTSLDGHGHITGVECAPLAEPDLHDLDQETDAALAGLGLPPRPRGRLWLLRPVGPFATVGAVLDHLDALAAQHAVEAGPSTALLALARTELAALSAPDTP, encoded by the coding sequence ATGTCGTGGGACGAGGACGGAACGCCGCACCCGCTCGCACTGCGCCGCACCGGCCGCAGCGAACTGGAGCCGGACCGGCTGCCCGAGATCCGGGAGCTGGAGGTGCTCGGCTGGGAGCCCGCGCCCGAGGACCTGCGCTGGGTGTTCCTCCCGTACATGTGGCCCCCGGCGGCCCGTACCTGGATCCCCGACCGTTCCACCCACTGGGCGGTGGACACCTCGCTCGACGGCCACGGCCACATCACCGGCGTGGAGTGCGCCCCGCTCGCCGAGCCCGACCTGCACGACCTCGACCAGGAGACCGACGCGGCCCTCGCCGGCCTCGGGCTCCCGCCCCGCCCCCGGGGCCGCCTCTGGCTGCTCCGCCCGGTCGGCCCCTTCGCCACCGTCGGCGCGGTCCTGGACCACCTCGACGCACTGGCCGCGCAGCACGCCGTGGAGGCCGGCCCGTCCACGGCCCTCCTCGCCCTGGCGCGCACCGAACTCGCCGCACTCTCCGCACCCGACACCCCCTAG
- a CDS encoding aspartate kinase: MGLVVQKYGGSSVADAEGIKRVAKRIVDAKKNGHQVVVVVSAMGDTTDELIDLAEQVSPMPAGREFDMLLTAGERISMALLAMAIKNLGHEAQSFTGSQAGVITDSVHNKARIIDVTPGRIRTALDEGNIAIVAGFQGVSADSKDITTLGRGGSDTTAVALAAALDAEVCEIYTDVDGVFTADPRVVKKAKKIDWISSEDMLELAASGSKVLLHRCVEYARRYNIPIHVRSSFSGLPGTWVSNENPQGDEQVEHAIISGVAHDVSEAKITVVGVPDKPGEAAAIFRAIADAEINIDMIVQNVSAASTGLTDISFTLPKTEGHKAIDALEKAKGAIGFDSLRYDDQIGKISLVGAGMKTNPGVTASFFQALSDAGVNIELISTSEIRISVVTRQDDVNEAVRAVHTAFGLDSDSDEAVVYGGTGR; encoded by the coding sequence GTGGGCCTTGTCGTGCAGAAGTACGGAGGCTCCTCCGTAGCCGATGCCGAGGGCATCAAGCGTGTCGCCAAGCGGATCGTGGATGCCAAGAAGAACGGCCACCAGGTGGTCGTCGTGGTTTCCGCGATGGGCGACACGACGGACGAGCTGATCGATCTCGCCGAGCAGGTGTCGCCGATGCCTGCCGGGCGTGAGTTCGACATGCTGCTGACCGCCGGAGAGCGGATCTCCATGGCCCTGCTGGCCATGGCGATCAAAAACCTGGGCCACGAGGCCCAGTCGTTCACCGGCAGCCAGGCAGGTGTGATCACCGACTCGGTCCACAACAAAGCGCGCATCATCGATGTCACGCCGGGCCGTATCCGCACCGCGCTGGACGAGGGCAACATCGCGATCGTCGCCGGCTTCCAGGGCGTGTCCGCGGACTCCAAGGACATCACCACCCTCGGCCGGGGCGGCTCGGACACCACGGCCGTCGCGCTCGCGGCGGCGCTGGACGCCGAGGTCTGCGAGATCTACACCGACGTCGACGGCGTCTTCACCGCGGACCCCCGTGTCGTGAAGAAGGCGAAGAAGATCGACTGGATCTCCTCCGAGGACATGCTGGAGCTCGCCGCTTCCGGTTCCAAGGTGCTGCTGCACCGCTGTGTCGAGTACGCACGCCGATACAACATCCCGATCCACGTCCGGTCGTCCTTCTCGGGACTGCCGGGCACCTGGGTCAGCAACGAGAATCCGCAAGGGGACGAGCAGGTGGAGCACGCCATCATCTCCGGAGTCGCTCACGACGTCTCCGAAGCCAAGATCACGGTCGTCGGCGTCCCGGACAAGCCGGGTGAGGCCGCGGCGATCTTCCGCGCCATCGCGGACGCCGAGATCAACATCGACATGATCGTGCAGAACGTCTCGGCGGCCTCGACGGGCCTCACCGACATCTCCTTCACGCTCCCCAAGACCGAGGGCCACAAGGCCATCGACGCCCTGGAGAAGGCGAAGGGCGCGATCGGCTTCGACTCCCTGCGCTACGACGACCAGATCGGCAAGATCTCCCTGGTCGGCGCCGGCATGAAGACGAACCCGGGCGTCACCGCCTCCTTCTTCCAGGCGCTGTCCGACGCGGGCGTCAACATCGAGCTGATCTCCACCTCCGAGATCCGCATCTCGGTCGTCACCCGCCAGGACGACGTCAACGAGGCCGTCCGCGCCGTGCACACGGCCTTCGGCCTCGACTCCGACAGCGACGAAGCAGTCGTCTACGGAGGCACCGGACGATGA
- a CDS encoding SURF1 family protein has translation MHRFLLTPRWWGINVFVALAVPFCLFMGSWQLGRFEDRVDSHREATAERPDEQVAAPLDSLLPVDTKTSGRLASTAGEYADQMLVPERRLDGESGFYVLTLLKTDSGKAVPVVRGWLPGAADPAKAPAPPTGRVEVTGALQSSENSGTKGVHSRGGLPAGQLGVIGAASLVNIVPYDLYNAWLTVQTPADGMIPVPAQAPTNTGLDLKAFQNLGYTGEWFVFVAFVLFMWFRLYRREVETLRDAEAGLVPEAAPAAPAPEPEPSGGAASRA, from the coding sequence GTGCACCGGTTTCTCCTGACCCCGCGCTGGTGGGGGATCAACGTCTTCGTCGCGCTCGCCGTCCCCTTCTGCCTGTTCATGGGGTCCTGGCAGCTCGGCCGGTTCGAGGACCGTGTCGACAGCCACCGGGAGGCGACGGCCGAGCGGCCCGACGAGCAGGTGGCCGCACCGCTGGACTCGCTGCTTCCGGTGGACACGAAGACCTCCGGCCGACTGGCTTCCACGGCCGGGGAGTACGCCGATCAGATGCTGGTGCCGGAGCGGCGGCTCGACGGCGAGTCCGGTTTCTACGTGCTGACGCTGCTGAAGACCGACTCCGGCAAGGCCGTCCCGGTGGTCCGTGGCTGGCTGCCGGGAGCGGCGGACCCGGCGAAGGCCCCGGCCCCGCCGACCGGCCGGGTCGAGGTCACCGGCGCCCTGCAGTCCTCGGAGAACTCCGGCACGAAGGGGGTCCACTCCCGGGGCGGCCTGCCGGCCGGGCAGCTCGGGGTGATCGGGGCGGCCTCGCTGGTCAACATCGTCCCGTACGACCTGTACAACGCCTGGCTGACCGTGCAGACCCCGGCGGACGGGATGATTCCGGTGCCCGCGCAGGCGCCGACCAACACCGGGCTCGACCTGAAGGCCTTCCAGAACCTCGGCTACACCGGCGAGTGGTTCGTCTTCGTCGCCTTCGTGCTCTTCATGTGGTTCCGGCTCTACCGCCGCGAGGTGGAGACCCTGCGCGACGCGGAAGCCGGGCTGGTGCCGGAGGCGGCTCCCGCCGCCCCCGCGCCGGAACCCGAGCCCTCGGGCGGCGCGGCCTCACGCGCGTAG
- the codA gene encoding cytosine deaminase, protein MRMIVRGARLLHTSGLSDVEVAEDGRIARVIPHDDQKEPPATGILVEAHGALLSPPFVEPHIHLDTALTAGEPRPNASGTLWEGIACWSERKRTLTREDVIGRATEVLRWQAAQGVLHVRTHCDITDPDLTALDALLEVRDRVREVMTLQIVAFPQEGIASFPDGEALLREAVARGADVVGAIPHFEDTREDGVASLKTAFALAEEHGLRVDAHCDEIDDEQSRFVEVLATLALRSGLRERATASHTTAMGSYNGAYSFKLQRLLSRSGINLVANPFANLNLQGRFDAYPKRRGLTQVKEMLAAGVNVAFGHDDVMDPWNALGTANPLQTALVGLYAAQLTGADEIPVAFSMVTDRAARVLGLSDAEYGITEGAPASFVLLPAPSPEEAIRRQVRPRYVVSRGSVLAETPPAPARLNWPGEPPSEVDFSRRLR, encoded by the coding sequence ATGCGGATGATCGTCCGGGGCGCCCGGCTGCTGCACACCTCTGGCCTGTCCGACGTCGAGGTCGCGGAGGACGGCCGGATCGCACGCGTGATCCCGCACGACGACCAGAAGGAACCACCGGCCACCGGCATCCTCGTCGAGGCCCACGGCGCCCTGCTCAGCCCGCCCTTCGTCGAGCCGCACATCCACCTCGACACGGCGCTGACCGCCGGGGAGCCGCGTCCCAACGCCTCCGGCACCCTCTGGGAGGGCATCGCCTGCTGGAGCGAGCGCAAGCGGACGCTGACCCGTGAGGACGTGATCGGGCGGGCGACCGAGGTGCTGCGCTGGCAGGCGGCCCAGGGCGTGCTGCACGTGCGCACCCACTGCGACATCACCGACCCGGACCTCACCGCCCTCGACGCGCTGCTCGAAGTGCGCGACCGGGTGCGGGAGGTCATGACCCTGCAGATCGTGGCCTTCCCGCAGGAGGGCATCGCCTCCTTCCCGGACGGCGAGGCGCTGCTGCGCGAGGCGGTGGCCCGCGGGGCGGACGTCGTCGGGGCGATCCCGCACTTCGAGGACACCCGTGAGGACGGGGTGGCCTCCTTGAAGACGGCCTTCGCGCTCGCAGAGGAGCACGGGCTGCGGGTGGACGCGCACTGTGACGAGATCGACGACGAGCAGTCCCGTTTCGTGGAGGTGCTGGCCACGCTGGCCCTGCGCTCGGGGCTGCGCGAACGCGCCACCGCCTCGCACACGACGGCCATGGGCTCCTACAACGGCGCGTACAGCTTCAAACTCCAGCGGCTGCTGTCCCGTTCGGGCATCAACCTGGTCGCCAACCCCTTCGCCAACCTCAACCTCCAGGGCCGCTTCGACGCCTACCCCAAGCGGCGAGGCCTCACCCAGGTCAAGGAGATGCTGGCGGCCGGGGTCAACGTGGCGTTCGGCCACGACGACGTGATGGACCCCTGGAACGCGCTCGGCACCGCCAACCCGCTCCAGACCGCCCTCGTCGGGCTGTACGCCGCCCAGCTCACCGGCGCGGACGAGATCCCGGTGGCCTTCTCGATGGTGACGGACCGTGCGGCGCGCGTCCTGGGCCTGTCGGACGCGGAGTACGGCATCACGGAGGGCGCCCCCGCCTCCTTCGTCCTGCTCCCGGCGCCGTCGCCCGAGGAGGCGATCCGCCGTCAGGTCCGGCCCCGGTACGTCGTCTCGCGCGGCTCCGTCCTCGCCGAGACCCCGCCCGCCCCGGCCCGGCTGAACTGGCCGGGGGAGCCCCCGTCCGAGGTGGACTTCAGCCGCCGCCTACGCTGA